The Mycolicibacterium flavescens genome has a segment encoding these proteins:
- a CDS encoding FHA domain-containing protein — MNAKQAKQAKQTKQRKPAKPAKRAKAVRSADERRRTGAERRSADAQARRKPTREQRPQRSAPQTNPIPRPTGAPSRPKNASQAKARAKARKAKAPKVVRTPLRQRIIVKLASVELSPRALVARVPFVVLVIGALGVGLGTTLWLSTDAAERSYQLGNARETNQALLQQKEALERDVLEAQAAPALAEAARELGMIPSRDTAHLVQDPAGNWVVVGTPKPAEGVPPPPLNTPLPDATPQAPPPGPRPPAPRVVDPREVTVRMPTRTVPTPNAATQNAPGAAVPSAMPAVPQALPGQPPVPGAAPGPTVPPAAPMAPTDALHIPNSQVLPGPVPGAEQFSPAVVPPAVAPPAVVPPAGPGA; from the coding sequence GTGAACGCCAAGCAGGCCAAGCAGGCCAAGCAGACCAAACAGCGCAAACCGGCTAAGCCGGCCAAGCGGGCAAAAGCGGTGCGCAGCGCCGACGAACGGCGGCGCACCGGCGCTGAGCGGCGCTCAGCCGACGCGCAGGCGCGCCGCAAGCCGACCCGCGAGCAGCGACCGCAGCGCTCAGCGCCGCAGACCAACCCCATCCCGCGCCCGACCGGCGCACCGAGCAGGCCCAAGAACGCCAGCCAGGCCAAGGCGCGTGCCAAGGCGCGGAAGGCCAAGGCGCCAAAGGTCGTTCGGACACCATTACGCCAGCGCATCATCGTCAAACTGGCCTCGGTGGAGCTCAGCCCGCGGGCACTGGTGGCCAGGGTGCCGTTTGTGGTGCTGGTGATCGGCGCGCTGGGTGTGGGACTGGGCACGACGCTGTGGCTGTCCACCGACGCCGCCGAGCGGTCCTATCAACTGGGCAACGCTCGCGAGACGAATCAGGCTCTGCTGCAACAGAAGGAAGCGCTCGAGCGCGATGTGCTCGAGGCGCAGGCCGCCCCGGCGTTGGCAGAAGCCGCACGCGAGCTCGGGATGATCCCGTCCCGCGACACCGCACACCTCGTGCAGGACCCGGCGGGTAACTGGGTGGTGGTCGGCACACCCAAGCCGGCGGAGGGCGTTCCGCCGCCGCCACTGAACACGCCGTTGCCCGACGCGACGCCGCAGGCGCCGCCACCGGGACCGCGGCCGCCCGCACCGCGGGTCGTCGATCCCCGCGAGGTCACCGTCCGGATGCCGACGCGTACGGTGCCCACCCCGAATGCGGCCACCCAGAATGCGCCCGGCGCCGCGGTGCCGTCGGCGATGCCGGCGGTGCCGCAGGCGCTTCCGGGTCAGCCGCCGGTGCCCGGTGCCGCACCGGGGCCGACGGTCCCGCCCGCGGCACCGATGGCCCCGACCGACGCGCTGCACATCCCGAACTCGCAGGTGCTGCCGGGTCCCGTGCCCGGCGCCGAACAGTTCAGTCCGGCGGTCGTGCCCCCCGCGGTGGCGCCCCCCGCGGTCGTTCCTCCGGCGGGTCCCGGCGCATGA
- the mraZ gene encoding cell division protein MraZ, translating to MFLGTYTPKLDDKGRLTLPAKFRDALAGGLMVTKSQDHSLAVYPRAEFEKLARRASQASRSNPEARAFLRNLAAATDEQHPDAQGRITLSADHRRYANLSKDCVVIGSVDYLEIWDSTAWQEYQQTHEENFSAATDEALHDII from the coding sequence ATGTTTCTCGGCACCTACACGCCAAAGCTCGACGACAAGGGGCGGCTCACGCTGCCCGCCAAGTTCCGCGACGCGCTGGCAGGAGGGTTGATGGTCACCAAAAGCCAAGATCACAGCCTTGCCGTCTACCCGCGCGCCGAGTTCGAGAAGCTGGCCCGACGGGCGTCGCAGGCATCGCGTAGCAATCCGGAAGCACGCGCATTCCTGCGGAACCTGGCCGCGGCCACCGACGAACAGCATCCCGACGCACAAGGCCGAATCACGCTGTCGGCCGATCATCGCCGCTACGCGAACCTTTCGAAGGACTGCGTGGTGATCGGATCGGTCGACTACCTGGAAATCTGGGACTCCACCGCATGGCAGGAGTACCAGCAGACTCACGAAGAGAACTTCTCCGCGGCCACCGATGAAGCTCTGCACGACATCATCTGA
- a CDS encoding carotene biosynthesis associated membrane protein — protein sequence MTTSPSTSPSTRPSKAGFTAHLSRLTSFATSPQAQPARLGFLGAVLITAGGLGAGSTRLHDPLLESLHLSWLRFGHGLVLSSILLWGGVALMLAAWLWLGRRVIDRTATEYTMVATTGIWLAPLLLSVPLFSRDTYSYLAQGALLRDGLDPYAVGPVDNPNSLLDNVSPIWTTTTAPYGPGFILIAKFVTMLVGNDVVAGTMLLRLGMLPGLALLIWAAPRVARHIGADGATALWICVLNPLVIIHLMGGVHNEMLMVGLMMAGIALTFSGRHLWGVSLIAAAVAVKATAGLALPFMVWVWARDLRNRRDVSAVKAFVTASAGSALIFTAVFAVLSLAAGVGLGWLTALAGSVKIINWLTLPTAAANVINAVGGLFLPVNFYAVLDVARIIGIALIALSLPFVWWRFRHTDREALTGIAVVMVIVVLLVPAALPWYYTWPLAVVAALAQSRRSIAIIAGLSTWIMVIWKPDGAHGMYSWPHVLLSLACAAVAWYSLKNAPQGPRAVNKPRPRAVNKPSPGPGAPPHGPDASEEHQRAER from the coding sequence ATGACGACCTCCCCATCGACCTCCCCATCGACACGGCCGTCGAAAGCCGGCTTCACTGCCCACCTTTCACGGTTGACCTCGTTTGCGACGTCACCACAGGCCCAACCGGCCCGGCTGGGCTTCCTCGGCGCCGTGTTGATCACCGCCGGAGGGCTGGGCGCGGGAAGCACGCGCCTGCACGACCCGCTGCTGGAGTCGCTGCACCTGTCGTGGCTGCGGTTCGGGCACGGCCTGGTGCTGTCGTCGATCCTGTTGTGGGGCGGTGTGGCACTGATGCTGGCGGCGTGGTTGTGGCTGGGACGCCGGGTGATCGACCGCACCGCAACCGAATACACGATGGTGGCCACCACCGGCATCTGGCTGGCGCCGCTGCTGCTGAGCGTCCCGCTGTTCAGCCGCGACACCTACTCCTACCTCGCGCAGGGGGCACTGCTGCGCGACGGCCTCGACCCGTACGCGGTCGGGCCCGTCGACAACCCGAACTCGTTGCTGGACAACGTCAGTCCCATCTGGACCACCACCACCGCACCGTACGGGCCGGGTTTCATCCTGATCGCCAAGTTCGTCACGATGCTGGTCGGCAACGATGTCGTCGCGGGCACGATGTTGTTGCGGCTGGGCATGCTTCCCGGCTTGGCGCTGCTGATCTGGGCCGCGCCGCGCGTCGCAAGACATATCGGCGCCGACGGTGCGACCGCGCTGTGGATCTGCGTGCTCAACCCGCTGGTGATCATCCACCTGATGGGCGGCGTGCACAACGAGATGCTGATGGTCGGCCTGATGATGGCAGGCATCGCGTTGACGTTCTCCGGCCGCCACCTGTGGGGCGTGAGCCTGATCGCCGCGGCGGTCGCGGTGAAAGCGACCGCGGGACTGGCGCTTCCGTTCATGGTCTGGGTGTGGGCGCGGGACCTGCGCAACAGACGCGACGTCTCGGCGGTCAAGGCGTTCGTGACGGCGTCGGCGGGCTCGGCGTTGATCTTCACCGCGGTGTTCGCCGTGCTGTCGTTGGCCGCGGGGGTCGGGCTGGGCTGGCTGACGGCCTTGGCAGGCTCGGTGAAGATCATCAACTGGCTGACCCTGCCCACCGCGGCGGCCAACGTGATCAACGCGGTCGGCGGCCTGTTCCTGCCGGTGAACTTCTACGCGGTGCTCGACGTCGCCAGGATCATCGGCATCGCGCTCATCGCACTGTCACTTCCGTTCGTGTGGTGGCGGTTTCGGCACACCGACCGCGAAGCGCTGACCGGTATCGCGGTGGTGATGGTGATCGTGGTGCTTCTCGTGCCCGCGGCGCTGCCCTGGTACTACACCTGGCCGCTGGCCGTGGTGGCCGCGCTGGCTCAGAGCAGGCGGTCGATCGCGATCATCGCGGGCCTGTCGACGTGGATCATGGTGATCTGGAAACCCGATGGGGCGCACGGGATGTACTCGTGGCCCCACGTGCTGCTCTCGCTGGCATGCGCGGCGGTGGCGTGGTACTCGCTGAAGAACGCGCCTCAAGGACCGCGGGCGGTCAATAAGCCACGACCGCGGGCGGTCAATAAGCCATCGCCTGGGCCCGGCGCACCACCTCACGGGCCTGATGCGAGTGAAGAGCATCAACGGGCCGAGCGTTAG
- a CDS encoding acetyltransferase has protein sequence MATFLIDLSPSDMQRRLGDALAVYVDAMRYPRGTEAQRASMWLEHTRRPGWKAVAAVIIGDSDDAPVGEAELASAPMVGIAYGYCGAPDQWWQQQVVAGLQRVGTDRNSIAALMTSYFELTELHIHPRAQGQGLGEALARRLLSDRQESHVLLSTPEINGEANRAWRLYRRLGFTDVIRGYHFAGDPRAFAILGRSLPL, from the coding sequence TTGGCGACATTTCTCATCGATCTGTCGCCGAGCGATATGCAACGCCGGCTCGGTGACGCACTCGCCGTCTACGTCGACGCAATGCGCTATCCGCGGGGCACCGAGGCGCAGCGGGCGTCAATGTGGCTCGAGCACACCCGCAGGCCCGGGTGGAAGGCCGTGGCGGCAGTGATCATCGGCGATTCCGACGACGCACCCGTCGGTGAGGCCGAACTGGCCTCAGCCCCGATGGTCGGCATCGCCTACGGCTACTGCGGCGCCCCTGACCAGTGGTGGCAGCAGCAGGTGGTGGCCGGGCTGCAGCGGGTCGGCACCGACCGCAACTCCATCGCTGCGTTGATGACGAGCTACTTCGAGCTCACCGAACTGCACATCCACCCGCGCGCCCAGGGACAGGGGCTCGGTGAGGCGCTGGCACGCCGACTGCTCTCCGACCGCCAGGAGTCCCACGTGTTGTTGTCGACGCCGGAGATCAACGGTGAGGCGAACCGGGCGTGGCGGCTGTACCGCAGGCTCGGCTTCACCGACGTCATCCGTGGCTACCATTTCGCGGGCGATCCGCGGGCTTTCGCGATCCTGGGCCGGTCATTGCCGCTGTGA
- a CDS encoding Protein of uncharacterised function (DUF3040), giving the protein MPLSDHEQRMLDQIESALYAEDPKFASSVRGGTLRAPSTRRRLQGAALFVLGLAMLVSGVAIPATQISGFPALSVLGFIVMFGGVVFAITGPRVPGGRDRSVAEPGAPRQKRGKGSGGSFASRMEDRFRRRFDE; this is encoded by the coding sequence ATGCCACTCTCCGATCATGAGCAGCGCATGCTCGACCAGATCGAGAGCGCGCTCTATGCTGAGGACCCGAAGTTCGCTTCGAGTGTCCGCGGCGGAACCCTGCGCGCACCCTCGACCCGGCGTCGCCTGCAGGGTGCCGCGCTCTTCGTGCTCGGCCTCGCGATGCTGGTGTCCGGTGTCGCGATCCCTGCCACCCAGATCAGTGGCTTCCCAGCGCTCTCGGTACTCGGATTCATCGTGATGTTCGGCGGTGTGGTGTTCGCGATCACCGGCCCGCGCGTCCCCGGTGGACGCGACCGGTCGGTCGCCGAACCCGGCGCTCCCCGGCAGAAGCGGGGCAAGGGTTCGGGTGGATCGTTTGCCAGCCGCATGGAGGATCGCTTCCGTCGCCGGTTCGACGAATAG
- a CDS encoding LppM → MSPTPRLGSVWHDDHVPTRHRSSRTRLLALVMLILVVLPTAVGCVRVRASITVSPDDRVSGQIVAAAKPRNADDKGPQLLNNLPFANKVAVSEYSRDDYVGSQAVFSDLTFAELPQLANMNRDAAGVDLSLRRAGDLVILEGRADLTSLSDSEADVSVTVSFPGEVTSTNGDQVSAEIVEWQLRPGVVSTMNAQARYTDPSARSFTGAAIWLGLGSFVVAAIIGTLAYMSRDQSPKVGEARD, encoded by the coding sequence ATGTCGCCGACGCCTCGGCTCGGCTCGGTCTGGCACGATGACCACGTGCCGACCCGCCACCGCAGCAGCAGAACCCGCCTGCTCGCACTCGTGATGCTGATCCTCGTCGTGCTTCCGACCGCCGTCGGCTGCGTCCGGGTGCGGGCCTCGATCACGGTCTCCCCCGACGACCGGGTGTCCGGTCAGATCGTCGCGGCGGCAAAGCCGCGCAACGCCGACGACAAGGGCCCGCAGCTGCTGAACAACCTGCCGTTCGCCAACAAGGTGGCGGTCTCGGAGTACAGCCGCGACGACTACGTCGGCTCTCAGGCGGTGTTCTCCGACCTCACCTTCGCCGAACTGCCTCAGCTGGCCAACATGAACCGCGACGCCGCCGGTGTCGACCTCTCGTTGCGCCGGGCGGGTGACCTCGTCATCCTCGAGGGTCGCGCCGACCTCACCTCGCTCAGCGATTCGGAGGCCGACGTGTCGGTGACCGTGTCGTTCCCCGGCGAAGTCACCTCCACCAACGGTGATCAGGTGTCGGCCGAGATCGTCGAGTGGCAGTTGCGGCCCGGCGTGGTCAGCACCATGAACGCCCAGGCCCGCTACACCGACCCCAGCGCACGGTCCTTCACCGGGGCCGCGATCTGGCTCGGCCTCGGCTCCTTCGTGGTGGCGGCCATCATCGGAACCCTGGCGTACATGAGCCGTGACCAATCGCCGAAAGTGGGCGAAGCCCGCGATTAG
- the murE gene encoding UDP-N-acetylmuramyl-tripeptide synthetase produces MNLRPSHPAGAALGPLAGQVQAVPARGAVPDVRVTGVTLRSGDVEPGDLFAALPGASSHGGRYAAEAVARGAAAILTDPDGLALLGSDADIPVVVHPDPRSVLGAVAAEVYGRPSERLRVIGVTGTSGKTTTTYLVEAGLRSAERVAGLVGTVGIRIDGRDQASVLTTPEAPDLQALLAVMVEQGVDTVVMEVSSHALTLGRVDGVRFAVGGFTNLSRDHLDFHPTMRDYFEAKARLFAPESPNRAELSVLCVDDDAGREMARLAREPVTVSATGRVADWRIEDIRTVGRNAQEFFAVDPAGVHHHLQIGLPGRYNVANCLLAIALLDAVGVSPEQAVPGLRTATVPGRMESVECGQDFLAVVDYAHKPGALQAVLETLRADTDGRLAVVFGAGGNRDPGKRGPMGRVAAELADLVVVTDDNPRDEDPAAIRAAIVAGAAGRAEVVEIGDRRAAIEHAVAWARPGDVVLVAGKGHEAGQTGAGITRPFDDREELARALEARGPLP; encoded by the coding sequence ATGAACCTGCGACCCAGCCATCCCGCCGGCGCGGCGCTCGGGCCGCTGGCCGGGCAGGTCCAGGCGGTGCCCGCGCGCGGTGCCGTACCGGATGTCCGCGTCACCGGCGTCACGCTGCGCAGCGGGGACGTCGAACCCGGTGACCTGTTCGCGGCGCTGCCGGGGGCGTCGTCACACGGCGGCCGCTACGCCGCCGAGGCGGTCGCACGCGGTGCGGCAGCGATCCTCACAGACCCCGACGGGCTGGCGCTGCTGGGATCCGATGCGGACATCCCGGTCGTGGTCCACCCGGATCCGCGGTCGGTGCTCGGCGCGGTGGCCGCCGAGGTGTACGGGCGACCGTCCGAGCGGCTGCGCGTCATCGGGGTCACCGGCACCTCCGGCAAGACCACCACCACCTATCTCGTGGAGGCCGGGCTGCGGTCGGCGGAGCGGGTGGCGGGACTCGTCGGCACCGTCGGCATCCGGATCGACGGCCGCGACCAGGCCAGCGTCCTCACCACGCCCGAGGCGCCGGACCTGCAGGCGCTGCTCGCGGTGATGGTCGAGCAGGGCGTCGACACTGTCGTGATGGAGGTGTCGAGCCACGCGCTCACCCTCGGCCGCGTCGACGGGGTGCGCTTTGCGGTCGGCGGGTTCACCAATCTGTCGCGCGACCATCTCGACTTCCACCCGACGATGCGGGACTACTTCGAGGCCAAGGCGCGACTGTTCGCTCCCGAATCTCCCAACCGCGCAGAGCTTTCCGTGCTGTGCGTCGACGACGACGCCGGCCGGGAGATGGCCAGGCTGGCGCGCGAGCCCGTGACGGTCAGCGCGACGGGCAGGGTCGCCGACTGGCGTATCGAGGACATCCGCACCGTCGGTCGCAACGCACAGGAGTTCTTCGCGGTGGACCCGGCGGGTGTGCACCACCACCTGCAGATCGGGTTGCCGGGGCGCTACAACGTGGCCAACTGCCTGCTCGCGATCGCGCTGCTCGACGCGGTCGGGGTGTCGCCCGAACAAGCCGTGCCCGGTCTGCGGACCGCGACGGTGCCGGGGCGGATGGAGTCCGTCGAGTGCGGGCAGGACTTCCTGGCGGTCGTCGACTACGCGCACAAGCCGGGTGCCCTGCAGGCCGTGCTGGAGACGTTGCGGGCAGACACCGACGGCCGCTTGGCGGTCGTGTTCGGGGCGGGCGGTAACCGCGATCCCGGCAAGCGCGGCCCGATGGGCCGCGTCGCCGCCGAATTGGCCGATCTTGTGGTGGTGACCGACGACAATCCGCGCGATGAGGACCCTGCCGCGATCCGCGCGGCGATCGTGGCCGGCGCGGCGGGCCGTGCGGAGGTCGTCGAGATCGGCGATCGCCGCGCCGCGATCGAGCACGCGGTGGCGTGGGCGCGACCGGGGGACGTCGTGCTCGTCGCGGGCAAGGGCCACGAGGCAGGGCAAACCGGTGCCGGGATCACCCGACCCTTCGACGACCGCGAGGAGTTGGCGCGCGCCCTCGAGGCACGGGGACCTCTGCCGTGA
- the penA gene encoding cell division protein FtsI/penicillin-binding protein 2 codes for MSRERRPRKAAPAAGPQERSAKARRTRAPITETGLRSASFVFRHRVGNAAIFLVLIVAAGQLFHLQVPRADGLRAEAASQLKVTDVDKAVRGAIVDRNNDKLAFTIEARALTFQPQKVRKQLEEARAKSTEAPEPDRRLRDIAAEVALRLNNKPDSATVLKKLKSNETFVYLARAVDPAIAEAITKKFPEVGSERQDLRQYPGGSLAANIVGGIDWDGHGLLGLEDSLDAVLAGTDGSITYDRGSDGVVIPGSYRNRHDAVDGSTVMLTIDDDIQFYVQQQVQQAKNLSGAKNVSAVVLDAKTAEVLAMANDNTFDPSQDIGRQEHRQLGNPAVSSPYEPGSVNKIVTAASVIEYGLSHPDEVLQVPGSIHMGGVTVGDAWEHGTMPYTTTGIFGKSSNVGTLMLAQRLGPERFFEMVRKFGLGQRTGVGLPGESAGLVPPIDQWSGSTFANLPIGQGLSMTLLQMAGMYQTIANDGVRVPPRIVKTTIASDGTRTDEPRPEGIRVVSPETAKTVRHMLRATVQRDPTGVQQGTGSQAAVEGYQISGKTGTAQQINPACGCYYSDVYWITFAGIATTDDPRYVVAIMMDHPQRTADGQPGTTSAPLFHNIASWLLQRENVPLSPDPDSRLTLVAD; via the coding sequence ATGAGCCGCGAGCGTCGGCCCCGCAAGGCCGCACCGGCCGCCGGCCCTCAGGAGCGCTCGGCCAAAGCGCGGCGGACTCGCGCTCCGATCACTGAAACCGGGCTGCGCAGTGCCTCTTTCGTGTTCCGGCATCGAGTGGGCAACGCGGCGATCTTCCTCGTCCTGATCGTCGCGGCGGGGCAGCTGTTCCATCTCCAGGTGCCCCGCGCCGACGGATTGCGGGCCGAGGCGGCCAGCCAGCTCAAGGTCACCGACGTCGACAAGGCCGTTCGCGGGGCGATCGTCGACCGCAACAACGACAAGCTGGCCTTCACCATCGAGGCGCGCGCGCTGACCTTCCAGCCGCAGAAGGTCCGCAAGCAGTTGGAGGAGGCCAGGGCGAAAAGCACCGAGGCGCCCGAACCCGACCGCAGGCTGCGCGACATCGCCGCCGAGGTGGCGCTGCGGCTGAACAACAAGCCGGACTCGGCCACCGTGCTCAAGAAGCTCAAGAGCAACGAGACGTTCGTCTATCTCGCCCGTGCGGTCGATCCCGCCATCGCCGAGGCGATCACCAAGAAGTTCCCCGAGGTCGGTTCGGAGCGCCAGGATTTGCGCCAGTATCCGGGCGGCTCGCTGGCGGCCAACATCGTCGGCGGTATCGACTGGGATGGACACGGCCTGCTGGGACTGGAGGATTCGCTCGATGCCGTGCTGGCGGGCACCGACGGATCGATCACCTACGACCGCGGGTCCGACGGCGTGGTCATCCCGGGCAGTTACCGCAACCGCCACGACGCGGTCGACGGTTCCACGGTCATGCTGACCATCGACGACGACATCCAGTTCTATGTCCAGCAGCAGGTGCAGCAGGCCAAAAACCTGTCCGGCGCCAAGAACGTCTCTGCGGTCGTCCTCGACGCGAAAACCGCTGAGGTGCTGGCGATGGCGAATGACAACACGTTCGACCCGAGCCAGGATATCGGCAGGCAGGAACACCGCCAGCTGGGCAACCCCGCGGTGTCCTCGCCTTATGAACCGGGTTCGGTCAACAAGATCGTCACCGCCGCATCGGTCATCGAGTACGGGCTGTCGCATCCCGACGAGGTCCTGCAGGTGCCGGGGTCGATCCACATGGGCGGGGTCACCGTCGGTGACGCCTGGGAGCACGGGACGATGCCGTACACCACGACGGGCATCTTCGGTAAGTCCTCCAACGTCGGCACGCTGATGTTGGCGCAGCGACTCGGCCCTGAGCGCTTCTTCGAGATGGTCCGCAAGTTCGGTCTCGGTCAGCGGACCGGGGTGGGCCTGCCGGGTGAGAGCGCCGGCCTGGTCCCGCCGATCGACCAGTGGTCGGGCAGCACATTCGCCAACCTGCCCATCGGACAGGGCCTTTCGATGACCCTGCTGCAGATGGCGGGTATGTATCAGACCATCGCCAACGACGGTGTGCGCGTCCCGCCGCGCATCGTCAAGACCACTATCGCCTCCGACGGCACCCGCACCGACGAGCCTCGCCCCGAGGGCATTCGGGTGGTCTCGCCGGAAACGGCCAAGACCGTGCGGCACATGTTGCGGGCAACCGTGCAGCGCGACCCGACAGGGGTGCAGCAGGGCACGGGTTCGCAGGCGGCCGTCGAGGGCTACCAGATCTCCGGGAAGACCGGTACCGCACAGCAGATCAACCCGGCCTGCGGCTGCTACTACAGCGACGTCTACTGGATCACGTTCGCAGGCATCGCCACCACCGACGACCCGCGCTATGTCGTCGCCATCATGATGGACCACCCGCAGCGCACGGCCGACGGCCAGCCCGGCACCACGTCGGCGCCGCTGTTTCACAACATCGCCTCCTGGCTGCTGCAGCGCGAGAACGTGCCGCTGTCGCCGGATCCCGACTCGCGGTTGACCCTGGTAGCCGACTGA
- the ispB gene encoding geranylgeranyl pyrophosphate synthase, translated as MVAQRKGRPLSVHATAPSAVELAGAVTDQLRDYLQQRRSECAYMGDDYAEMTAALEEFVLRGGKRLRPAFAYWGWRAVAEQPGDPLNPDVLRLCSALELLHACALVHDDVIDASATRRGLPTVHRLFTERHRTHGWHGSAEQFGMSAAILLGDLALVWADDVVATANLSTEAAVRVRRVWSAIRTEVLGGQYLDIVAEASGADSVASALTVNIYKTASYTITRPLQLGAAAAADRPDVHAAFQQFGTDLGVAFQLRDDVLGVFGDPAVTGKPSGDDLRAGKRTVLLAEAVELAEEADPAAAKLLRTSIGSKLSDAQVKELCTVIESVGALAAVENRISELTRRALDTLDSADIDAHAKAGLSELARLVANRTA; from the coding sequence GTGGTCGCACAGAGAAAGGGGCGCCCGCTGAGCGTGCATGCCACGGCACCGTCGGCCGTCGAGTTGGCGGGGGCCGTCACCGATCAGCTGCGAGACTATCTGCAGCAGCGTCGCAGCGAATGCGCCTATATGGGCGACGACTACGCCGAAATGACCGCCGCGTTGGAGGAATTCGTGCTGCGCGGCGGCAAGCGGCTGCGGCCCGCGTTCGCCTACTGGGGGTGGCGGGCGGTCGCCGAGCAGCCCGGGGACCCCCTCAATCCGGACGTCCTGCGGTTGTGTTCGGCGCTCGAGCTGCTGCACGCCTGCGCATTGGTCCACGACGATGTCATCGACGCCTCGGCGACCCGCCGAGGGCTGCCGACAGTGCACCGGCTGTTCACCGAGCGGCATCGCACGCACGGCTGGCACGGCTCGGCCGAGCAGTTCGGCATGTCGGCGGCGATCCTGCTCGGCGATCTGGCGCTGGTCTGGGCTGATGACGTCGTCGCCACGGCGAACCTGTCGACCGAGGCCGCCGTGCGGGTCCGCCGGGTGTGGAGCGCGATCCGCACCGAGGTGCTCGGCGGCCAGTACCTCGACATCGTCGCCGAGGCCAGCGGAGCCGATTCGGTGGCTTCGGCGCTGACGGTCAACATCTACAAGACCGCCTCGTACACGATCACCCGGCCGCTGCAACTCGGCGCCGCCGCGGCCGCCGACCGGCCCGACGTCCATGCCGCCTTCCAGCAGTTCGGCACCGACCTCGGTGTGGCGTTCCAGCTGCGCGACGACGTGCTCGGGGTGTTCGGCGACCCCGCGGTCACCGGCAAGCCGTCCGGTGACGATCTGCGAGCAGGCAAGCGCACGGTGCTGTTGGCCGAGGCGGTCGAGCTGGCCGAAGAGGCCGACCCCGCGGCGGCGAAGCTGCTGCGCACCTCCATCGGGTCGAAACTCTCCGACGCCCAGGTCAAGGAACTGTGCACAGTGATCGAGTCCGTCGGCGCGCTCGCCGCGGTGGAGAACCGCATCTCCGAGCTCACCCGCCGCGCGCTCGACACCCTCGATTCCGCCGACATCGACGCCCATGCCAAGGCGGGGTTGTCCGAGCTCGCCCGATTGGTCGCGAATCGAACCGCATAA
- the rsmH gene encoding S-adenosyl-methyltransferase MraW gives MERRSGDHGHVPVLLDRCVELLTPALTRRSSDGEGAVLVDATLGAGGHAERFLTALPGLRLIGLDRDPNALWIAGERLSRFGDRVTLVRTRYDGIGRVLGDDRYRVGHADGILFDLGVSSMQLDRTERGFSYAADAPLDMRMDPDAELTAAEVVNTYDQKSLTRLLREFGEERFASRIAAQLIRRRARQPFRTTGELVELLYQAIPAPARRTGGHPAKRTFQALRIAVNGELDSLRDALPAALNALAPGGRIVVMAYQSLEDRVVKAAFASATASRTPPGLPVELPGHEPEFVALTRGAERAAPEEIERNPRSAPVRLRALEKVGAPR, from the coding sequence ATGGAACGGCGCAGCGGCGACCACGGACACGTCCCCGTCCTGCTGGACCGCTGCGTCGAGCTGCTCACACCCGCACTGACACGGCGGAGTTCCGATGGTGAGGGTGCGGTGCTCGTCGACGCCACCCTCGGAGCCGGCGGGCATGCGGAGCGCTTCCTGACCGCACTGCCCGGTCTGCGGCTGATCGGCTTGGACCGCGACCCCAATGCGTTGTGGATCGCCGGCGAGCGCCTGTCGCGGTTCGGTGACCGGGTGACGCTGGTCCGTACGCGGTACGACGGCATCGGCAGGGTGCTTGGCGACGACCGCTACCGGGTCGGCCATGCCGATGGAATCCTGTTCGACCTCGGCGTGTCCTCGATGCAGCTCGACCGCACCGAACGCGGCTTCTCCTACGCCGCCGACGCGCCACTGGACATGCGGATGGATCCCGACGCGGAACTGACCGCCGCCGAGGTGGTGAACACCTACGACCAGAAATCGCTGACCCGGCTTCTGCGGGAGTTCGGCGAGGAACGCTTCGCGAGCCGGATCGCCGCCCAGCTCATCCGCAGGCGCGCCCGCCAGCCGTTCCGTACCACCGGGGAGCTCGTCGAGCTGCTGTATCAGGCGATCCCCGCGCCGGCGCGCCGTACCGGCGGCCACCCGGCGAAGCGCACGTTTCAAGCGCTTCGCATCGCGGTCAACGGCGAATTGGACTCGCTGCGCGACGCGTTGCCTGCGGCGCTCAATGCTCTGGCTCCCGGCGGCCGCATCGTCGTGATGGCCTACCAGTCCCTGGAGGACCGCGTCGTCAAGGCGGCCTTCGCCTCCGCAACGGCGTCCAGGACGCCGCCCGGCCTACCGGTGGAACTGCCGGGTCACGAGCCGGAGTTCGTCGCACTGACTCGCGGTGCCGAGCGTGCAGCTCCCGAGGAGATCGAACGGAACCCGCGTAGCGCGCCTGTGCGGCTACGAGCACTGGAGAAGGTGGGGGCACCCAGGTGA